In Pseudomonas fluorescens NCIMB 11764, a single window of DNA contains:
- a CDS encoding ABC transporter permease → MLSPYMSPIERVWFYSLRILCGLILLFLILPVLVIIPLSFNSGSFLVYPLQGFSLHWYQDFFTSAEWMRALKNSIIVAPAATVLAMIFGTLAAIGLTRGDFPGKPLVMALVISPMVVPVVIIGVASYLFFAPLGLGNSFFSLIVVHAVLGVPFVIITVSATLQGFNQNLVRAAASLGASPLTAFRRVTLPLIAPGVISGALFAFATSFDEVVVTLFLAGPEQATLPRQMFSGIRENLSPTIAAAATLLIAFSVILLLTLEWLRGRSEKLRTAQV, encoded by the coding sequence ATGCTGAGTCCTTATATGTCGCCCATCGAACGGGTGTGGTTCTACAGCTTGCGGATTCTCTGCGGCTTGATTCTGTTGTTCCTGATTCTGCCGGTGCTGGTGATCATTCCGCTGTCGTTCAACTCGGGCAGTTTCCTGGTGTACCCGCTGCAAGGATTCTCGTTGCACTGGTATCAGGATTTCTTCACCTCGGCGGAATGGATGCGCGCATTGAAGAACAGCATCATCGTCGCCCCGGCAGCGACCGTGCTGGCGATGATCTTCGGTACGCTGGCGGCGATTGGCCTGACCCGCGGCGACTTCCCGGGCAAGCCGCTGGTGATGGCGCTGGTGATTTCGCCGATGGTGGTGCCGGTGGTGATCATTGGTGTGGCCAGCTATTTGTTCTTTGCACCGCTGGGGCTGGGCAACAGCTTCTTCTCGCTGATCGTGGTGCATGCGGTGCTGGGTGTGCCGTTCGTGATTATCACGGTGTCGGCGACGTTGCAGGGTTTCAACCAGAACCTGGTGCGGGCCGCCGCAAGTCTGGGGGCGTCGCCGCTGACCGCGTTCCGTCGCGTGACCTTGCCGCTGATTGCGCCCGGCGTGATCTCCGGCGCGCTGTTTGCCTTTGCGACCTCGTTCGATGAGGTGGTGGTGACGCTGTTTCTCGCCGGTCCCGAGCAGGCAACCTTGCCACGGCAGATGTTCAGCGGTATCCGCGAAAACCTCAGCCCGACCATTGCCGCCGCGGCAACGCTGCTGATTGCGTTCTCGGTGATCCTGCTGCTGACCCTGGAATGGCTGCGTGGCCGCAGCGAAAAACTGCGCACTGCCCAGGTCTAA
- the rpe gene encoding ribulose-phosphate 3-epimerase has product MQPFVIAPSILSADFARLGEEVDNVLAAGADFVHFDVMDNHYVPNLTIGPMVCAALRKYGVTAPIDAHLMVSPVDRIVGDFIEAGATYITFHPEATQHVDRSLQLIREGGCKSGLVFNPATPLDVLKYVMDKVDMILLMSVNPGFGGQKFIPGTLDKLREARALIDASGRDIRLEIDGGVNVNNIREIAAAGADTFVAGSAIFNAPNYQEVIEKMRSELALARP; this is encoded by the coding sequence ATGCAGCCCTTCGTAATTGCTCCATCGATTCTCTCCGCCGACTTCGCCCGCCTGGGGGAGGAAGTGGACAACGTTCTGGCCGCCGGCGCCGACTTCGTGCACTTCGATGTCATGGACAACCACTACGTGCCGAACCTGACCATCGGCCCGATGGTCTGCGCCGCACTGCGCAAGTACGGCGTGACCGCGCCGATCGACGCGCACCTGATGGTCAGCCCGGTGGACCGCATCGTCGGTGACTTCATCGAAGCCGGCGCGACCTACATCACCTTCCACCCGGAGGCGACGCAGCACGTCGACCGTTCCCTGCAACTGATCCGCGAGGGCGGCTGCAAGTCGGGCCTGGTGTTCAACCCGGCGACCCCGCTGGACGTGCTCAAGTACGTGATGGACAAGGTCGACATGATTCTGCTGATGAGCGTCAACCCGGGCTTCGGCGGGCAGAAATTCATCCCCGGCACCCTCGACAAACTGCGCGAAGCTCGCGCATTGATCGATGCCTCGGGCCGTGACATCCGCCTGGAAATCGACGGCGGCGTGAACGTGAACAACATTCGTGAAATCGCGGCGGCTGGCGCTGACACCTTCGTGGCCGGCTCGGCGATCTTCAATGCGCCGAACTACCAGGAAGTCATCGAGAAGATGCGTTCCGAACTGGCGCTGGCCCGCCCATGA
- a CDS encoding aminodeoxychorismate/anthranilate synthase component II yields MLLMIDNYDSFTYNVVQYLGELGSEVKVVRNDELTIAEIEALNPERIVVSPGPCTPTEAGVSIDVIKHFGGKLPILGVCLGHQSIGQAFGGDVVRARQVMHGKTSPVFHEDKGVFEGLNHPLTVTRYHSLIVKRETLPDCLELTAWTQLEDGSVDEIMGLRHKTLNIEGVQFHPESILTEQGHELFANFLKQTGGTR; encoded by the coding sequence ATGTTGCTGATGATCGATAACTACGACTCTTTTACTTACAACGTTGTGCAGTACCTGGGCGAGCTCGGCTCCGAGGTCAAAGTCGTGCGCAACGATGAACTCACCATTGCCGAAATCGAAGCCCTCAATCCTGAGCGGATCGTGGTTTCACCGGGTCCTTGCACGCCGACCGAAGCCGGTGTCTCGATTGACGTGATCAAGCATTTTGGCGGCAAATTGCCGATTCTGGGTGTGTGCCTCGGCCATCAGTCCATCGGCCAGGCGTTTGGTGGCGACGTAGTCCGCGCCCGTCAGGTGATGCACGGCAAGACCAGCCCGGTTTTCCACGAAGACAAAGGTGTGTTCGAAGGCCTGAATCATCCGCTGACGGTTACGCGCTATCACTCGTTGATCGTCAAGCGCGAAACCCTGCCGGATTGTCTGGAACTGACCGCCTGGACCCAGCTTGAAGACGGCTCGGTCGACGAAATCATGGGCCTGCGTCACAAGACGTTGAACATCGAAGGTGTGCAGTTCCACCCTGAGTCTATCCTGACTGAGCAGGGCCACGAGCTGTTCGCCAACTTCCTCAAACAAACCGGCGGCACGCGCTAA
- a CDS encoding ABC transporter permease: MATAIPLNAGTDPTLKQRLKHAERINRWKAQALIAPLVLFLLLVFLVPIVALLYKSVGNPEVVGGMPRTVAAIAGWDGRGLPAEPVYKAASEDLAEARKNQTLGDLSKRLNMELAGYRSLLTKTARALPFATEPASYKEALEGLDERWGDPAYWQAVRRNTSNITPYYLLAAVDHRIDDLGEIAPATPDQAIYLDIFARTFWMGLIITTICLVLAYPLAYLLANLPSRQSNLLMILVLLPFWTSILVRVAAWIVLLQSGGLINSGLMAMGIIDKPLELVFNRTGVYISMVHILLPFMILPIYSVMKGISPTYMRAAISLGCHPFASFWRVYFPQTYAGVGAGCLLVFILAIGYYITPALLGSPNDQMVSYFVAFYTNTSINWGMATALGGLLLLATVVLYLIYSWLVGASRLRLS, translated from the coding sequence ATGGCCACCGCCATTCCCCTGAACGCGGGCACTGACCCCACCTTGAAGCAGCGGCTCAAGCACGCCGAGCGGATCAATCGCTGGAAGGCCCAGGCCTTGATCGCGCCGCTGGTGCTGTTTCTGTTGCTGGTGTTCCTGGTGCCGATCGTGGCGCTGCTCTACAAAAGCGTGGGCAACCCGGAAGTGGTCGGCGGCATGCCGCGCACCGTGGCGGCCATTGCCGGTTGGGACGGCCGCGGCCTGCCCGCTGAACCGGTGTACAAAGCGGCCAGCGAAGACCTCGCTGAAGCGCGCAAGAATCAGACCTTGGGCGACCTGTCCAAGCGGTTGAACATGGAGTTGGCCGGCTACCGCAGCCTGCTGACCAAAACCGCTCGCGCCTTGCCGTTCGCCACCGAACCGGCCTCTTATAAAGAAGCGCTGGAAGGTCTCGACGAACGCTGGGGCGACCCGGCCTACTGGCAAGCGGTTCGTCGCAACACCAGCAATATCACGCCGTACTACCTGCTGGCAGCGGTCGATCACCGCATCGACGACCTCGGCGAAATCGCCCCGGCCACGCCCGATCAGGCGATCTACCTCGACATCTTCGCCCGGACCTTCTGGATGGGCCTGATCATCACCACCATTTGCCTGGTACTCGCCTATCCATTGGCTTACCTGCTGGCAAACTTGCCTTCGCGCCAAAGTAACCTGTTGATGATTTTGGTGCTGCTGCCGTTCTGGACTTCGATCCTGGTCCGGGTTGCCGCGTGGATCGTGTTGCTGCAATCAGGCGGTTTGATCAATAGCGGCCTGATGGCCATGGGCATCATCGATAAACCGCTGGAGCTGGTGTTCAACCGCACCGGGGTCTACATCTCGATGGTGCACATCCTGCTGCCGTTCATGATTCTGCCGATCTACAGCGTCATGAAAGGCATCTCGCCGACCTACATGCGCGCCGCGATTTCCCTCGGCTGCCACCCGTTCGCCAGCTTCTGGCGGGTCTACTTCCCGCAGACCTATGCGGGTGTCGGTGCCGGTTGCCTGTTGGTGTTCATCCTCGCCATCGGCTACTACATCACCCCGGCGTTGCTGGGCAGCCCGAACGATCAGATGGTCAGCTATTTCGTCGCCTTCTACACCAACACCAGCATCAACTGGGGCATGGCGACTGCGCTCGGTGGGCTGTTGCTGTTGGCGACCGTGGTGCTTTATCTGATTTACAGCTGGCTGGTGGGCGCCAGTCGCCTGCGCCTGAGCTAA
- the trpC gene encoding indole-3-glycerol phosphate synthase TrpC, with product MSVPTVLENILARKVQEVAERSARVSLAELESLAKAADAPRGFAKALIAQAKLKQPAVIAEIKKASPSKGVIRENFVPADIAKSYEKGGATCLSVLTDIDYFQGADAYLQQARAACKLPVIRKDFMIDPYQIVEARALGADCVLLIVSALDDVKMAELAAVAKSVGLDVLVEVHDGDELERALKTLDTPLVGVNNRNLHTFDVSLETTLDLLPRIPRDRLVITESGILNRADVELMEISDVYAFLVGEAFMRAESPGTELQRLFFPERGTAVSGSTLD from the coding sequence ATGAGTGTACCGACGGTTCTGGAAAACATTCTGGCGCGCAAAGTCCAGGAAGTCGCCGAGCGTAGCGCTCGCGTGAGTCTGGCGGAGCTGGAAAGTCTGGCCAAGGCGGCCGATGCACCCCGTGGTTTTGCCAAGGCATTGATCGCGCAGGCCAAGCTGAAACAGCCGGCGGTCATTGCTGAAATCAAGAAAGCTTCGCCAAGCAAAGGCGTTATTCGCGAGAACTTCGTTCCTGCCGACATCGCCAAAAGCTACGAGAAGGGCGGCGCAACCTGCCTCTCGGTACTCACCGATATCGATTATTTCCAGGGCGCCGATGCGTATCTGCAGCAGGCCCGGGCGGCGTGCAAACTGCCGGTGATCCGCAAGGATTTCATGATCGATCCGTACCAGATCGTCGAAGCCCGTGCATTGGGCGCTGACTGCGTGCTGTTGATCGTTTCCGCGCTGGACGACGTGAAGATGGCCGAGCTGGCGGCGGTGGCGAAAAGCGTCGGCCTCGATGTGCTGGTGGAAGTCCACGATGGCGACGAGCTGGAGCGGGCCTTGAAAACCCTCGACACGCCGCTGGTCGGCGTGAACAACCGCAACCTGCACACCTTCGACGTCAGCCTCGAAACCACCCTGGACCTGTTGCCGCGGATTCCGCGCGATCGTTTGGTGATCACTGAGAGCGGCATCCTCAATCGGGCCGATGTCGAACTGATGGAAATCAGCGACGTGTATGCGTTCCTGGTGGGCGAAGCGTTCATGCGCGCCGAAAGCCCGGGCACCGAGCTGCAGCGTCTGTTCTTCCCGGAGCGTGGTACGGCGGTGAGTGGTTCTACACTCGACTGA
- a CDS encoding phosphoglycolate phosphatase: MSGFEQLFPGRLPRLVMFDLDGTLVDSVPDLAAAVDNMLLNLGRRPVGIESVRDWVGNGVQMLVRRALANHIDAEGVDEVEAEHALELFNGFYEDGHDLTVVYPGVRDTLKWLNKQGVEMALITNKPERFVAPLLDQMKIGRYFKWIIGGDTLPQKKPDPAALFFVMKMANIPASQSLFVGDSRSDVLAAKAAGVKCVALSYGYNHGRPIAEESPALVIDDLRKLIPGCLDPAAEITLADAVQPPSGNAIVVVTRKLWMKVIKALARWRWRA; encoded by the coding sequence ATGAGCGGCTTTGAGCAGCTGTTCCCGGGGCGTCTGCCACGGCTGGTGATGTTCGACCTGGACGGCACGCTGGTCGATTCGGTCCCAGACCTCGCCGCGGCGGTGGATAACATGCTGCTCAATCTCGGGCGTCGGCCTGTCGGCATCGAATCGGTGCGTGACTGGGTCGGTAACGGCGTGCAGATGCTGGTGCGCCGGGCCCTGGCCAATCACATCGACGCCGAGGGTGTCGATGAGGTCGAAGCCGAACATGCCCTGGAATTGTTCAACGGCTTTTATGAGGACGGTCACGACCTGACGGTGGTTTACCCCGGCGTGCGTGACACCCTCAAGTGGCTGAACAAACAAGGCGTGGAAATGGCCCTGATCACCAACAAGCCGGAGCGCTTCGTCGCGCCGTTGCTGGATCAGATGAAGATCGGCCGCTATTTCAAATGGATCATCGGCGGCGACACCCTGCCGCAGAAGAAACCCGACCCGGCCGCGCTGTTTTTCGTGATGAAAATGGCCAACATTCCGGCGTCGCAATCGTTGTTCGTCGGTGACTCGCGCAGCGATGTGCTGGCGGCGAAAGCGGCGGGGGTCAAATGTGTGGCGCTCAGTTACGGCTACAACCATGGCCGGCCGATTGCCGAAGAGTCACCGGCACTGGTCATCGACGACCTGCGCAAGCTAATTCCCGGTTGCCTGGATCCGGCCGCTGAGATAACGTTGGCCGACGCTGTTCAACCCCCTTCTGGAAACGCCATCGTGGTGGTCACTCGCAAACTCTGGATGAAAGTCATCAAGGCCCTGGCCCGCTGGCGTTGGCGCGCCTGA
- the trpD gene encoding anthranilate phosphoribosyltransferase, with product MNIKTALSRIVDHLDLSTEEMRDVMREIMTGQCSDAQIGAFMMAMRMKSESIDEIVGAVSVMRELADKVDLKTLDGVVDVVGTGGDGANIFNVSTASSFVVAAAGCTVAKHGNRAVSGKSGSADLLEAAGIYLNLTPVQVARCIDNVGIGFMFAQTHHSAMKYAAGPRKDLGLRTLFNMLGPLTNPAGVKHQVVGVFSQALCRPLAEVLQRLGSKHVLVVHSKDGLDEFSLAAPTYVAELKNDQITEYWVEPEDLGMKSQSLHGLAVESPAASLELIRDALGKRKTESGQKAAEMIVLNAGAALYAADLASSLKEGVALAHDALHTGLAREKLEELGAFTAVFKVENEG from the coding sequence ATGAATATCAAGACAGCCCTGAGCCGAATCGTCGATCACCTCGACCTCAGCACCGAAGAGATGCGCGATGTGATGCGCGAAATCATGACCGGGCAGTGCTCGGATGCGCAGATCGGCGCGTTCATGATGGCCATGCGCATGAAGAGCGAAAGCATCGACGAGATCGTCGGCGCCGTGTCGGTCATGCGCGAGCTGGCGGACAAGGTCGACCTCAAGACCCTCGACGGCGTCGTCGATGTGGTCGGCACCGGCGGTGACGGGGCCAACATTTTCAACGTCTCGACGGCGTCTTCCTTCGTGGTGGCCGCGGCCGGTTGCACCGTGGCCAAGCACGGTAACCGTGCGGTGTCGGGCAAAAGCGGCAGCGCCGATCTGCTGGAAGCAGCGGGCATCTACCTGAACCTGACCCCGGTTCAGGTAGCGCGCTGCATCGACAACGTCGGCATCGGCTTCATGTTTGCCCAGACTCATCACAGTGCCATGAAGTACGCCGCCGGTCCGCGCAAGGACCTTGGTTTGCGTACCCTGTTCAACATGCTTGGCCCGCTTACGAATCCGGCCGGCGTGAAACATCAGGTGGTGGGCGTGTTCAGCCAGGCGCTGTGCCGGCCGTTGGCTGAAGTCTTGCAGCGTTTGGGCAGCAAGCACGTGTTGGTGGTGCACTCGAAGGATGGCCTGGACGAGTTCAGCCTGGCCGCGCCGACCTACGTGGCGGAATTGAAGAATGACCAGATCACCGAGTATTGGGTCGAACCCGAAGATTTGGGCATGAAGAGTCAGAGCCTGCACGGCCTGGCGGTGGAAAGCCCGGCCGCTTCGCTCGAGCTGATTCGCGATGCCCTCGGCAAACGCAAGACCGAGAGCGGTCAGAAGGCTGCCGAGATGATCGTGCTCAATGCCGGTGCCGCGCTATACGCCGCTGACCTGGCAAGCAGTTTGAAAGAAGGCGTTGCCCTGGCGCACGATGCGCTGCACACAGGCCTCGCCCGGGAAAAACTTGAGGAGTTGGGTGCATTTACCGCGGTATTCAAAGTGGAGAATGAGGGATGA
- the trpE gene encoding anthranilate synthase component I, which yields MIREEFLRLAAAGYNRIPLACETLADFDTPLSIYLKLADEPNSYLLESVQGGEKWGRYSIIGLPCRTVLRVHDHHVSVTHDGVEIESHEAEDPLAFVEEFKARYNVPTIAGLPRFNGGLVGYFGYDCVRYVETRLGKCPNPDPLGVPDILLMVSDAVVVFDNLAGKMHAIVLADPSQDDAFEQGQARLEELLEKLRQPITPRRGLDFSKQQSADPVFRSSFTQDDYEKAVDTIKEYILAGDCMQVVPSQRMSIDFKAAPIDLYRALRCFNPTPYMYFFNFGDFHVVGSSPEVLVRVEDNLITVRPIAGTRPRGANEEADLALEKDLLSDDKEIAEHLMLIDLGRNDTGRVSEIGSVKLTEKMVIERYSNVMHIVSNVTGQLKAGLTAMDALRAILPAGTLSGAPKIRAMEIIDELEPVKRGVYGGAVGYFAWNGNMDTAIAIRTAVIKNGELHVQAGGGIVADSVPALEWEETLNKRRAMFRAVALAEQTPES from the coding sequence ATGATCCGCGAAGAATTCCTGCGTTTGGCCGCTGCTGGCTATAACCGCATCCCGCTTGCCTGCGAAACCCTGGCCGACTTCGACACGCCGCTGTCGATCTACCTGAAACTGGCTGACGAACCCAATTCCTACCTGCTCGAATCGGTGCAGGGCGGGGAGAAATGGGGCCGTTACTCGATCATCGGCCTGCCGTGCCGCACCGTGCTGCGGGTTCATGACCATCACGTCAGCGTGACCCATGATGGCGTCGAGATCGAAAGCCATGAGGCGGAAGATCCGCTGGCCTTCGTTGAAGAGTTCAAGGCCCGCTACAACGTACCGACCATCGCCGGCCTGCCGCGCTTCAACGGTGGCCTGGTGGGTTACTTCGGCTACGACTGCGTGCGTTATGTGGAGACGCGTCTGGGCAAGTGCCCGAACCCGGATCCGCTGGGCGTACCGGACATTCTGCTGATGGTGTCCGATGCGGTGGTGGTGTTCGACAACCTCGCCGGCAAGATGCACGCGATTGTCCTGGCCGACCCGTCGCAGGACGATGCCTTCGAGCAAGGTCAGGCGCGCCTGGAAGAGCTGCTGGAAAAACTCCGCCAGCCGATCACCCCACGCCGCGGCCTGGATTTCAGCAAGCAGCAATCGGCTGATCCAGTGTTCCGCTCCAGTTTCACCCAGGACGATTACGAAAAAGCCGTCGACACCATCAAGGAATACATCCTGGCCGGTGACTGCATGCAGGTCGTGCCGTCCCAGCGCATGTCGATCGACTTCAAGGCTGCGCCGATTGATTTGTACCGGGCGCTGCGCTGCTTCAACCCGACGCCTTACATGTACTTCTTCAACTTCGGCGACTTCCACGTTGTCGGCAGTTCGCCGGAAGTGCTGGTGCGGGTCGAGGACAACCTGATCACCGTGCGCCCGATCGCCGGCACGCGTCCGCGCGGGGCCAACGAAGAAGCCGATCTTGCACTGGAAAAAGACCTGCTGTCCGACGACAAGGAAATTGCCGAGCACTTGATGCTGATCGACCTGGGTCGTAACGACACCGGTCGCGTCTCGGAAATCGGTTCTGTGAAACTCACCGAGAAAATGGTCATCGAGCGTTATTCCAACGTGATGCACATCGTGTCCAACGTCACTGGCCAACTGAAGGCCGGGCTGACGGCGATGGACGCATTGCGGGCAATCCTGCCGGCGGGCACCTTGTCCGGCGCGCCGAAGATTCGCGCGATGGAAATCATCGACGAACTGGAACCGGTCAAGCGTGGCGTCTACGGCGGCGCGGTCGGTTACTTCGCCTGGAACGGCAACATGGACACCGCGATTGCCATTCGCACCGCGGTGATCAAGAACGGCGAACTGCACGTGCAGGCCGGTGGCGGCATCGTCGCCGACTCGGTGCCGGCGCTGGAATGGGAAGAAACCCTGAACAAGCGCCGTGCAATGTTCCGTGCAGTCGCCCTGGCTGAACAAACCCCGGAAAGCTGA
- a CDS encoding ABC transporter substrate-binding protein, whose product MLRSLKFTALVMGMMGAAHAMAAGPDLTVVSFGGANKAAQVKAFYAPWEAAGNGKIVAGEYNGEMAKVKAMVDTKSVSWDLVEVESPELSRGCDEDMFEQLDPALFGKTEDYVKGAIQPCGVGFFVWSTVLAYNADKLKSAPTSWVDFWDTKKFPGKRGLRKGAKYTLEFALMADGVAPKDVYKVLAGKDGQDRAFKKLDELKPSIQWWEAGAQPPQYLASGDVVMSSAYNGRIAAVQKESNLKVVWNGGIYDFDAWAIPKGLDKARAEAAKKFIAFSVQPQQQKTYSENIAYGPANTQAVPLLAKDVLKDMPTTPENIANQVQIDVSFWADNGEQLEQRFNSWAAK is encoded by the coding sequence ATGTTGAGATCCCTGAAATTCACCGCCCTGGTCATGGGCATGATGGGTGCGGCACACGCGATGGCGGCGGGCCCGGACCTGACCGTGGTGTCCTTTGGCGGGGCGAACAAGGCTGCGCAGGTCAAAGCCTTCTACGCACCGTGGGAAGCGGCGGGTAACGGCAAGATTGTCGCCGGCGAGTACAACGGCGAGATGGCCAAGGTCAAAGCCATGGTCGACACCAAGAGCGTGTCCTGGGACCTGGTGGAAGTTGAATCGCCAGAATTGTCCCGTGGTTGCGACGAAGACATGTTCGAGCAACTCGACCCGGCGCTGTTCGGCAAGACCGAAGATTACGTCAAAGGCGCCATCCAGCCTTGCGGCGTGGGTTTCTTCGTGTGGTCGACCGTGTTGGCCTACAACGCCGACAAGCTGAAAAGCGCACCAACCAGCTGGGTGGATTTCTGGGACACCAAGAAATTCCCGGGCAAGCGTGGCCTGCGTAAAGGCGCCAAGTACACCCTGGAATTTGCTCTGATGGCCGACGGCGTTGCGCCGAAGGACGTCTACAAAGTGCTGGCCGGCAAAGACGGTCAGGACCGCGCGTTCAAAAAGCTCGATGAGCTCAAACCAAGCATTCAGTGGTGGGAAGCTGGCGCGCAACCGCCGCAGTACCTCGCTTCCGGTGACGTGGTCATGAGCTCGGCCTACAACGGGCGGATTGCAGCGGTACAGAAAGAAAGCAATTTGAAAGTCGTGTGGAACGGCGGTATCTACGACTTCGACGCATGGGCGATTCCAAAAGGCCTGGACAAGGCTCGTGCTGAAGCGGCGAAGAAATTCATCGCGTTCTCGGTACAACCACAGCAGCAGAAGACCTATTCGGAAAACATCGCCTACGGCCCGGCCAACACCCAGGCTGTTCCGTTGCTGGCCAAGGATGTCCTGAAAGACATGCCTACCACTCCGGAAAACATCGCCAACCAGGTGCAGATCGACGTCAGCTTCTGGGCTGACAACGGCGAGCAACTGGAACAGCGCTTCAATTCCTGGGCTGCGAAGTAA
- a CDS encoding iron-containing alcohol dehydrogenase produces MSLSSFKIAHKLITGAAAIEQLSAELTRLDIDNPLIVTDAALVKSGTVALALAQLGDRSYEIFDRVLPDPEIAIVEDCMRVYREGGHDGLIGLGGGSAIDIAKSVAAYAGYHGELEDLFGIDQVPRKGPPLIAIPTTAGTGSEVTNVAILFDKVAQLKKGIVSDYLLPDVALVSPQMTLTCPRSVTAASGVDALVHAIESYLSLNASAITDALAIGAIKLITKALPKAYANPSNLQAREDMATASLMAGMAFGNAGVGAVHALAYPLGGRFNIAHGVSNALLLPYVMTWNKMACVERMQDIAEAMGVKTAHLSANDAADKAVEAMTALCAAVEIPPGLRSFGVPEDAIPAMAVEAAGIERLMRNNPRKLSAIDIEKIYRAAY; encoded by the coding sequence ATGAGTCTTTCCTCTTTCAAAATCGCCCACAAACTGATCACCGGCGCGGCTGCCATCGAGCAACTGTCCGCCGAGCTCACGCGCCTGGATATCGACAACCCGCTGATCGTCACCGACGCCGCGCTCGTCAAGTCCGGTACGGTCGCGCTGGCGCTGGCCCAGCTGGGTGATCGGAGCTACGAGATTTTCGACCGTGTGTTGCCGGACCCGGAAATCGCCATCGTCGAAGACTGCATGCGCGTTTACCGTGAAGGCGGGCATGACGGGCTGATCGGTCTGGGCGGCGGCAGTGCGATCGACATTGCCAAAAGCGTCGCGGCCTACGCCGGTTACCACGGCGAGCTGGAAGATCTGTTCGGCATCGACCAGGTGCCACGCAAAGGCCCACCGCTGATCGCCATCCCGACTACCGCCGGCACCGGCTCGGAAGTGACCAACGTCGCGATCCTTTTCGACAAGGTCGCTCAGCTGAAAAAAGGCATCGTCAGCGACTATCTGTTGCCGGATGTGGCGCTGGTCAGCCCGCAAATGACCCTGACATGCCCGCGCAGCGTCACCGCCGCCAGTGGCGTCGACGCGCTGGTGCACGCCATCGAGTCTTATTTGTCCCTCAATGCTTCAGCCATTACCGACGCACTGGCCATCGGCGCGATCAAGTTGATCACCAAAGCGTTACCCAAGGCCTACGCGAACCCCTCCAATCTGCAGGCGCGCGAGGACATGGCCACCGCCAGCCTGATGGCGGGGATGGCATTCGGCAATGCCGGCGTCGGCGCGGTGCATGCGCTGGCGTATCCGCTGGGCGGTCGTTTCAACATCGCCCACGGTGTCAGTAACGCCTTGTTGCTGCCGTATGTCATGACCTGGAACAAAATGGCCTGCGTCGAGCGCATGCAGGATATTGCCGAAGCCATGGGGGTGAAGACCGCTCATCTGAGCGCCAATGACGCCGCGGACAAAGCCGTCGAGGCGATGACCGCATTGTGCGCCGCCGTGGAAATCCCGCCGGGCCTGCGCAGTTTCGGCGTCCCCGAGGATGCGATCCCGGCCATGGCCGTGGAAGCGGCGGGGATCGAGCGGCTGATGCGCAATAATCCGCGCAAATTGAGCGCGATTGATATCGAGAAGATCTACCGCGCGGCTTACTGA